The Bradysia coprophila strain Holo2 chromosome X, BU_Bcop_v1, whole genome shotgun sequence genomic interval aagaaaaattcGAATATTTAGTTTGTTCATCGTATGGGAGAAATTATGACTATTCCATTGCTTCTGCAATAAAGctaaaaatcaatgaattcCGAATCTCGCAAATAATGAATCTATTCGTGGTGATGCTTTTCGACAGTTAGCTGgaaaaatattcccaaaaaaatgATCAGAACAAAATTCGTGTTTCTGCATTCGTTTTGAAGCCTTCACAGTCAATTCAGAGTTTGATTTAACCTGTACGACTCCAATACCGAACAGACATTTCAGATATAGTGTTTCATTATTGACTCGCTGATAGAAATGTGGATATAATAAATTGCGATGTGTACTGAATAAGTACGGTCTAATATTTgagattaaaaaatttctaagatgATAACGATGATGGTGAATCAAACGAAGTTTatggagaatttttttttctcgaaattatTAGGCcgaaaatcgatgaaaatattcacTTCAAATAAATGGATTCCTGGACGGAGAACCGAAAAACAAACCTGAAAATCACTTACCGCAAACCCAGAATGACACAAAAAGTGCGcttaatatttcaatttaaacttaatttttttttttgattttgatgtaaaaatgCGCTCTCTCACACACATAGACTCTTaatgttttgcatttaaattttacatatCTGGCCGCCTAAACTTATtaagcaaaaaatatttttttttgtataggaAGAAAACAATTTGTGTTAATATCTCACTCACCAGGTTTgtattattttaaatatttttatttttattttacatcaCTCGAATGTTAAGCATAGTTAAATAAGTTTTCGGTGTACATGTAATTAATATAGTATTATGGTTATGTATTGTGTGTATAATGTATGTGTACGTGAAAGGCATTTTTATGACTTTAAGAGCAATGCGCGGATATCATTTATTTAAGTGACTTGTAAAGTCTAATATGAATCTATTTATATCGCATATCGCAGTATATCGGTTATTATAAGTATGTCGCTAGAGCATTGGTTTgagtttttaaatttgattactttgtttcaaatttgtgtgcattaatagtagattattgacctctgtccacatgtttatttagacacttggggagttgttgcatgagccgaaggcgaatgttataaccataagtgtctaaataaacacttggacagaggtgaatacgctattttatctaccgacggcgaaataatagcactttttcactactatcatttcacctaggtagataaaagaCCATTCGAATGGATCATAGATACAAGTTTGAATGATTAAATGACTTTGGCACAGTTttctcaaacaatttttttcgaaattggcACAATTTTTGTCtaaagaaaaagaatgaaaCTATCAATGTTCAGTACAGCTTCATGGATATTGTCCATTTTAATAGTGGaaccaaattcaaataaatgatCGTATTTCCTCATAAGTCGACACGATCCAAATTTGGCTTAGTAGCTTCTAAGGATTAATTTGGGCCACTAATCTCGCGTCTTCAAGGCTCAAGGTTCAAATTAACGTTCTGTCAAGTTGcactttcaacattttctattcatttttgaagtcaaaatttaatattttttttaattgaatttttgaattgaactaTTAAGCAACGGTAGGTTAGTAATCTCCTTAGGGTGTAGTGGAGATTCGTAAATTGTCTGTTCTATACTGCAGAACTTCTTCAACGATTGACAAATGGGAGagttttcgttaaattgaattttatttaaaatttatttagcagGGCGACTTGTACAACGTTCCTGTAAACGTTGAGATTTAATCGACAAGCAATATAAATGTCAGGAAacgtttcattaaaatttaaaaatttttgccaattcaaatttgtttatctGAAAGTAGTTTTCTCCTCCATCATTTAAAATGAAGAACCATCTTTATTACGAATTCTTTCCCAACTTTAGCGATCTACTTATAGGAAATccctaatttattttttgttagaactAAATGCTGTCGATGTGGTTATGGACAAAATGTATTGCGTTTAAATTGTTGCAGATGAAAGGTTTTATAAATTGGTGCATGCCGAATGCGACTGTTTCTTTGCAATTCGGTTGCACGAAAATTAAATCCTGGTTGGTACAATATGAACCGCTCAGCGGATAGATAGTTAAACAAATCGGGTTCTCTCGCGAGTTTCACAAACATTTAGAATATTCTACGAAAAGAAGAACCTTTTCGTAACGATAGTGTCAAAAGATGAATATTTCCTTTCACATGTGGTAACATTGCTATTTGCGTGATGATTTTTGTGATTCTGTTTCGCACTAGTGcggcaaataattttctttgtgtGCTTTTGCCGAAATATTAAGTTCCCTGCTGTGACAATTTGAATATtaggatttaaaaaaaaaaacttggttCATACTTGAATCTAAATGGGTTCTATGCACTGGATGTGAGATTGCTGATACAAAACCGCAAGCGAATTTGACATCACATTCGTAAAAGTGCGAAAAACAATACTctcgacaaaattaaattatcaaaaaaaaatctttgaaactCGATCAACAATTTGAATAGTTTTATGAACGACATAAACTCTTTTTAAATTGTACCAGgttaacgtttttcacaactaATCAAGTTTGAAACCACGTAAAATGCAACTGGTTcacaaaagattttcaaatgattttcaagGTAATTTTTGCACACGATTTGCTGTTGAACACGCAATGTACTGGCATAGTATTTTATGTTGATGTAACACACACATTGTCTTAAAACCAACTCGTAAATATGTGACAACTGAATTGCAAAAAATTTAGCAATAAAACAACCGATAAATTCCATTCTGTATGCGATGCTTAGTTTTAGAAACTGttcactttcatttttcttttaaaataaaaatatgagTTTCCCGTCCATTAAATAAAACCTGTAATATCattgaatgatttttaatattttttttttaaattatttatttaaccgCTCTAAAAACCCcaaagttaaacaaaaaatgttaatttaagattttttattgaacttGTAGACAACTAACCCCCTGTAATGGGGAAGTGAaatgcattttgtaaaaaaaaagatcgaaTCGAAAATATTAGTGGACTAAGTACTTAATGAGAATCATTTTAGGTGAACGctaattaaaaataacaaaaaaaaataaaatttaattttttggttgaTAATAAAACGAAGCTTATTGCATTGGacataaaagaaatgaaaataaaaattgaaatctcaTTCAActctgaaataaaatgaaaatctcacCAACTCTAATAAATATAGAATTccaattataaatttaaatttcaaaaagaaaatacttaaaaaaaaatctcattgatagattttactaaaaaaaaatccttttaaaTTGATTAGTCGATTAATCAATATtattaagaattttaaaattgtttgcttTTATTAACAATTCCCAtgatttccattcaaaatcaaCTTTGGATATTTTTTACGTTATTAAATGATAAAATCATATCGAAAAGTTAAACTTTGaaataagaaaacaaaatttttcgtcatTCATTAAGTTTGAAGACAATTCAAGTATTAGAATGTTAAACCGAATAAGATTGTCCTGCATCGTTATGTTGAAGCATTCAAAAAtgcaaactttttcttttaaactaGTAAAATCAGATcagaatttatttcattcgcgcacttaatttttaatttgacatattggaaaataaaagttatccCGTCCGAGGcagaaacttttgttttattttatttttaaatggagTGAGAGTGACATGGATGTGTGAGGGGGTACCTCAGATAAATGAAGACATGGAACTTGGCATATAACATTTACAGGTAAGTGTCTCCGGTTCCACGATGAAACTTTATATAAGTATTCATACGTATAACGCAATAACGCATCCATTAAacttttgaaaacatttataaTCATTTAACCTGTTACTTTCTATGCCTAAAGTATCGAGTAGTACAATGTGGGTCTTCCTATTTTTGGCTAGAATACTTAGAATTAGCACTATATGCACTAGATTGAGCCTTTGTCCAGTGCATGAAACTCTCGGATCAAGGGATCCGGACACCGGAACatcataaaattgtaaaattgattttaccgAAGAGCTGCAATTCGTGACGAGAAAACttgtgtcaaaaatatttttataccaaaatgaaACCAGCCAAATTGACATGAACCTCAAATCGCAAACTGAGTGATTTTCTCGGAATGAGGATCTGGTTGTGTCGACTTGAAAGCACAGATTCAAGTGTCAAGTAGAAATACTTTTCAAATTGACACCAACTCACTTCGTTGAGctattgatgaaaatttagaGCAGCGGCAGCCTGgtgtcaaattgaaatttaacgtTATTTAAGACCTCAGGTACTATATCCACTTCACCGAAACGAAATGTTTGAACCAGGCCGcgaaaaatgttattattataaaagcagccaataatttacaaaatttacaatacagtgtttaaggagagcgatttttgaccactttgtttaaactggtctcggggtcacacgtcaaaataagaGGAATCACacacaaatttaaactggGCTCCCACACGCGTGCATGCACTAACGTCTAGCTGATAAACATGTATAAACTTTTGATCGTAGGTGgagatcagctgaaaaacagctgaagcaaattcatgtcgaaatttcactgcctctgactgtactgAAGAATACTAAATTAGCCAAGGGTCTGACGATAATATTTAAGAAAGGGTTttgttttatagaaaaaatttaacaacTTGTGCAAAGCGAGTTGGTCTATGTAgtaaagtgaaaatatttgagaacATGCATCACTTATTAGATGCTGAACTAAAAGCTGAAGTGTAAATTTAACCGTTCCTTTTTACTACCCAGTTCAAAGCATAGAGAAATTTGAATGTTCGCTGTACTATACTACCGGTCTAAACATTTCGGTACCTTTGTGGTATTACTGGTATTTGGTATTACCTCCAATGCATTACACAGTTTGTGTATGAAAATTCAacctaacaaaaaaataataatctgcCAGTCGTTACCACTTGCGTTCGAAGTGTCACAACGTTCACATAACATAAATATTATTGCACTCGTTCAAATAATGTCACTGTACAAAGCAAGGTAAACAAATAGTAAATAGGAAAACtgaactttgaattttttctaatTGTCGAAACCCGTTTCCAGAGTAAAGGCATTCGAAGACCTACTGGGCAacgatgaaataaatttggacAAATTGCGAAAATTATGCTTCAACGGTGAGAACATTTTGTGGGTGGACCGAAATGCTTATCACTTGTTTAcaactttcttttttgttgttgttttgcaGGCATACCAGACACAAGCGGATATCGGTCATTATGTTGGAAATTACTATTTGGATATTTGAGTCCGAAACGGAAAGATTGGAACGATTTGTTGAACAAGAAACGAGAACTGTACAGACAATTCATAAGTAAGACTAAATTCGTATTACAGAAGTCTTTCTGTCGATGACACTGAAaatcattctttttttttgcgtcaTCACTAACAGATGAAATGGCCATTCCCCCTTGCGGTAACAATGATAATCAATGTGCCGATCATCCACTCAGCGATGGGCCAGAAAGTGCGTGGAGTACGTTTTTCAAAGATAACgaatttttgttgcaaatcgACAAAGATGTACGCCGTTTATGTCCAGACATTTCATTCTTTCAACAAGTAAGTGAAGACACTACAATATATCAACGAAATGAGATGTCGAAGTAACGTCTTGATGCCTACGTGGCTAGCAATGTGCATGAAATAAGTGAACCGAATGTATGGTTCTTCAAGTTCGTTTCTTAGCTTTCCTAAGACTCAGTTTCTACCTGTTCCACGTATCTGAACTATTTTCTTCACAGGCGACTGAATTCCCAAATGCTGACATTGCCAACAGCAGAGGTGTAAGACGTTTGCACACTAGAGTTACACCGTCAATCCTTAGTTCCGCGAACGTGGAGAGAAAAGGCTTGGGACTGACAAAAGTGAGTTTCTGcgatgatttttctttttaaagttCTTTGGCTTTCCAATCGaaaatcaattcattttcaCCCATGCTATCTAAATGGACTTTTTATTTAGCAAGTAAGTCGATATGGTTTGTTGTTCCCGGCTAAGTTTTACGCATTTCAATAATTGATCCATATGtaacacaatttcaattttttttaaatttcacagATAAGTCTGCTGACAAAACGAGCTCCGGAAAATTACGAAGCAATGGAAGAAGGTCAAGAAGCTCACTGGGAGATCGTTCAACGGATTTTGTTTCTGTACGCGAAACTGAATCCCGGTCAAGGA includes:
- the LOC119081385 gene encoding TBC1 domain family member 13 isoform X1 — encoded protein: MKIQPNKKIIICQSLPLAFEVSQRSHNINIIALVQIMSLYKARVKAFEDLLGNDEINLDKLRKLCFNGIPDTSGYRSLCWKLLFGYLSPKRKDWNDLLNKKRELYRQFINEMAIPPCGNNDNQCADHPLSDGPESAWSTFFKDNEFLLQIDKDVRRLCPDISFFQQATEFPNADIANSRGVRRLHTRVTPSILSSANVERKGLGLTKQISLLTKRAPENYEAMEEGQEAHWEIVQRILFLYAKLNPGQGYVQGMNEIIGPIYYTFASDPNIEYREFAEADCFFCFTALMSEIRDFFIKTLDESEGGIKQKMTKLSCLLKEKDVEVWNRLRDQELYPQYYSFRWLTLMLSQEFPLPDVCRIWDSVFADENRFKFLVDVCCAMIILLREQILENDFASNMKLLQNFPEIDINVVLTKAAGL
- the LOC119081385 gene encoding TBC1 domain family member 13 isoform X2, which translates into the protein MKIQPNKKIIICQSLPLAFEVSQRSHNINIIALVQIMSLYKARVKAFEDLLGNDEINLDKLRKLCFNGIPDTSGYRSLCWKLLFGYLSPKRKDWNDLLNKKRELYRQFINEMAIPPCGNNDNQCADHPLSDGPESAWSTFFKDNEFLLQIDKDVRRLCPDISFFQQATEFPNADIANSRGVRRLHTRVTPSILSSANVERKGLGLTKISLLTKRAPENYEAMEEGQEAHWEIVQRILFLYAKLNPGQGYVQGMNEIIGPIYYTFASDPNIEYREFAEADCFFCFTALMSEIRDFFIKTLDESEGGIKQKMTKLSCLLKEKDVEVWNRLRDQELYPQYYSFRWLTLMLSQEFPLPDVCRIWDSVFADENRFKFLVDVCCAMIILLREQILENDFASNMKLLQNFPEIDINVVLTKAAGL